One genomic window of Salmo salar chromosome ssa12, Ssal_v3.1, whole genome shotgun sequence includes the following:
- the snai gene encoding snail homolog Sna — protein sequence MPRSFLVKKYFANKKPNYSELECQNATSLERYPLAELPAGDNNSATTCYTAGLVWDVSFLPALYVPTFPTDASPTPGPLDLSSPSSLSSSASSSGEEDEGRTSDPPSPEPTDTYHPPQRPKRTSIKSHGAPNEDERVSPVTAARPAFFCKHCPKEYTSLGALKMHIRSHTLPCVCPTCGKAFSRPWLLRGHIRTHTGERPFSCQHCNRAFADRSNLRAHLQTHAEVKKYQCGVCSRTFSRMSLLQKHSAASCCSSSTA from the exons ATGCCTCGctctttcttggtcaaaaagTATTTCGCCAACAAAAAACCCAACTACAGTGAATTGGAGTGTCAAAATG CCACCTCCCTGGAGAGGTACCCACTAGCTGAGCTTCCAGCAGGGGACAACAACTCAGCTACCACCTGTTACACAGCGGGACTGGTATGGGACGTGAGCTTCCTTCCAGCCCTCTACGTCCCCACATTCCCCACTGATGCCTCTCCCACCCCTGGACCCCTGGACCTCAGCTCCCCCTCCAGCCTCAGCAGCAGTGCCAGTAGCAGTGGGGAGGAGGACGAGGGGCGCACCTCTGACCCTCCCAGCCCCGAACCCACAGATACCTACCACCCCCCTCAGCGCCCCAAACGCACCAGCATCAAGAGTCATGGGGCCCCAAACGAGGATGAGAGAGTGTCCCCAGTCACTGCAGCAAGGCCAGCCTTCTTCTGCAAGCACTGCCCTAAAGAGTACACCAGCCTGGGGGCTCTGAAGATGCACATTCGCTCACACACGCTACCCTGTGTCTGCCCCACCTGCGGGAAAGCCTTCTCCAGGCCCTGGCTGCTGCGAGGCCACATTCGCACACACACTG GTGAACGCCCGTTCTCCTGCCAACACTGTAACCGTGCCTTTGCGGACCGCTCCAACCTGCGGGCGCACCTGCAGACCCACGCTGAGGTAAAGAAGTACCAATGTGGCGTGTGTTCCCGTACCTTCAGCCGCATGTCCCTCCTCCAGAAACACAGTGCAGCCAGCTGCTGCTCCTCCTCCACAGCGTGA